In the genome of Deinococcota bacterium, the window CAGGTGCTGCTCGAGGCGCCCAGCCTGATCGCGCGTTTTGGCCTCGCTCAGAAGCTCATGCAGGAGCAGCTCACGCGGCACGCCGCGGAGCTCACGGTGCCGGGCCGAGCCGAGCGCGACAATTGACTCGGGGACCAGCCGATGACTGGGGGACCGGTGACTGGAGACCGGCCCGCCCACGTCTTGGCCGGTTGCTCGAGTAGACTGAGCCATGCCGACTGAGCCAATGCCTTTAGCGCCTCCAGCCGAGGACCTGCCTGAAGACCTGCTTGAAGACCTGTCGCGCTTTCGCTTCAGTTGGGCCGCGCTGCCCGCCGTGAGCGCGGAGCTGCCGGGCAGCGGCGGACGCATCCGCGCGGAGCCGGGGGACTTCCGGGTGAGCGAGGTGCCCCTTTATGAACCGAGCGGCGGCGGCTCGCACGCCTACGCCCTGGTCGAGAAGGAGGGGCTGACGACGCGGGACTTGGTGCTGGCCCTCAGGCAGGCCGGCGTTCCCGAAAAGAACGTCGGCGTGGCCGGTCTCAAGGACAAGTGGGCGGTGACCCGGCAGTGGCTGAGCGTGCCCAACGCCAGCGCGGCGGCCCTGGACGCGCTCGAGTCCTTGGCCGGCGTGACGGTCCTGGCGCGCTCGCGTCACAAGAACAAGCTGGGCATCGGCCACCTGCGCGGCAACCTCTTTACGGTGCGGGTGCGCGGCGCCGGGGCGGACGCCGCCGCGCGCGCCGAGGCCACGCTGGCGCGCCTCAACGAGGTGGGCCTGCCCAACTACTTCGGGCCGCAGCGCTTCGGCCGCTTCGGCACCAACGCCGTCGACGGCCTGCGCCTCCTGCGCGGCGAGCGGGTGACGGGCGACCACCGCCTGAAGCGCTTTTTCCTCTCCGCCCTGCAGTCGCAGGTCTTCAACCACCTCCTGGCCCTGCGCCTGGAGCGCGGGCTCTACCACCGCCTGGTGAGCGGTGACTGGGCCCGCAAGCACGACACCGGCGGGACCTTTTTGGTCGAAGACGCCGGCGCCGAGAGTCCCCGGGCCGAGCGCCTCGAGGTCAGCGCCACCCTCCCGCTCTACGGCAAGAAGGTGAAGGAGAGTCCCGGCGAGGCGGGTGAGGTGGAGCGGGCGGCGCTCGCGCACTTCGGCCTGCGCCCGGAGGATTTTCGCTCTCGGCACGGCGACCGGCGCCTCTCCCGGGTGAGGCTTGCGGAGCTGTCGCTCAGCCCGCACGAGGACGGCTACACCGTCCGTTTTTTCCTGCCCAAGGGTTCCTTCGCGACGAGCCTGCTGCGCGAGCTCATGAAGGTGGACATCGACGTCTTGGCCGACGTCGACAGCTAAGCCGGAGGAGGCGAACCCAAGCCGCCGAAGTGGCCACTTCTCATTAGAACCCAAATCATGAGAACACAAAGTCAAATGAAGGCGAGCTTACAGCTTTGCGAGCCGGGCTTCGCTAGGCTCGATATTATGAAATTACCGATGATGCACCTTTACAGATCGCTGTTCGTCCTGTTTTTCGCCTTCGTTTGGGCCGGAGCGCAGGAAGTCACGCTGCTCGAGCCCGGCGCCGAGCCGCGCCAGGAGTTGCGCTACCGGCCCGAGGTGGGTATGACCAGCACCACCGTGCTCACCCAGCGCATCACCACCAGCGCCGAGATGGACGGCGAGGAGACGCCGTCCTTTGACCTGCCGCCCATCCGTATGACCATGACGGCGTCCGTCGATGAGGTCAGCGAGGCCGGCGACATCCACTACAGCTTCGCCTATAGCGAGGTCGAACTCCTCGTGGAGGAAGCGGCGGGAGGCGTGGACAGCGCGGTCCTGCAAGAGCTTCAAGAGGGAATCGGCATGCTTCAGGGTGCCGGTGGGCGCATGGTCATAAACGAGCGCGGCGTCGTCTTGAGCGCTGAGCTCGATACGCCGGAGGCTGAGCCGGAGTTCGCGGCGCTGTTCGAAGACCTCGAGGGGACCTTCGAACAGTTCGCCACGCCTTTTCCCGAGGAAGCCGTGGGCGTCGGTG includes:
- a CDS encoding tRNA pseudouridine(13) synthase TruD; protein product: MPTEPMPLAPPAEDLPEDLLEDLSRFRFSWAALPAVSAELPGSGGRIRAEPGDFRVSEVPLYEPSGGGSHAYALVEKEGLTTRDLVLALRQAGVPEKNVGVAGLKDKWAVTRQWLSVPNASAAALDALESLAGVTVLARSRHKNKLGIGHLRGNLFTVRVRGAGADAAARAEATLARLNEVGLPNYFGPQRFGRFGTNAVDGLRLLRGERVTGDHRLKRFFLSALQSQVFNHLLALRLERGLYHRLVSGDWARKHDTGGTFLVEDAGAESPRAERLEVSATLPLYGKKVKESPGEAGEVERAALAHFGLRPEDFRSRHGDRRLSRVRLAELSLSPHEDGYTVRFFLPKGSFATSLLRELMKVDIDVLADVDS
- a CDS encoding DUF6263 family protein; translation: MKLPMMHLYRSLFVLFFAFVWAGAQEVTLLEPGAEPRQELRYRPEVGMTSTTVLTQRITTSAEMDGEETPSFDLPPIRMTMTASVDEVSEAGDIHYSFAYSEVELLVEEAAGGVDSAVLQELQEGIGMLQGAGGRMVINERGVVLSAELDTPEAEPEFAALFEDLEGTFEQFATPFPEEAVGVGARWESSSTVTQGGLSIEQTSLFELTELDGDLVGLEVTMTQASGEGMLEMAPNQDIEIISLSGSGSGRYLLDLTGLFGQGNLRLTTESEMVLTEMNDEQRVTSVTTVDMTWEEEEDE